In the Pseudothauera hydrothermalis genome, one interval contains:
- a CDS encoding DUF5368 domain-containing protein, with translation MKELDPLVFLAVFQEMLGPLLWVLVLLAVGGIAAFFAVLVKERRIVSQRLVRAELLGLVGGVLSLVLMAKVSSSGFTDAGGPADWFLIALVFGVGLAGTTILVYALAGWRDLLSSSR, from the coding sequence ATGAAAGAACTCGACCCGTTGGTTTTTCTGGCCGTATTCCAGGAAATGCTAGGCCCCTTGCTGTGGGTGTTGGTGTTGCTGGCGGTGGGCGGTATCGCCGCATTCTTCGCGGTGCTGGTGAAGGAGCGCCGCATCGTCAGTCAGCGTCTGGTGCGCGCCGAGCTTCTGGGCCTGGTTGGCGGCGTGCTGTCGCTGGTGCTGATGGCCAAGGTGTCCTCGTCGGGCTTCACCGACGCGGGCGGGCCGGCCGACTGGTTTTTGATCGCGTTGGTGTTCGGCGTCGGTCTCGCCGGCACCACCATCCTGGTCTATGCGTTGGCCGGCTGGCGTGATCTGCTAAGCAGTTCGCGCTGA
- the queD gene encoding 6-carboxytetrahydropterin synthase QueD: protein MRITRRLEFDAGHRIPDHASQCRHLHGHRYAIEVTLSGRIIDAAGQPVNGMVMDFADVKTIAKQHLVDLWDHAFLVYRGDTVVVDLLARIPGHKTVVLDVIPTAENLARLAFEILDPLYRDIYGNNLRLERVRLFETPNCWADAVRGAD, encoded by the coding sequence ACTGGAGTTCGACGCCGGACATCGAATTCCTGACCATGCAAGCCAGTGCCGTCATCTACACGGCCACCGCTACGCAATCGAGGTGACGCTTTCAGGACGCATCATCGACGCGGCCGGTCAACCGGTCAACGGCATGGTGATGGATTTTGCCGATGTGAAGACCATTGCCAAGCAGCATTTGGTGGATCTGTGGGATCACGCTTTTTTGGTCTATCGCGGCGACACCGTGGTGGTCGACCTGCTGGCCCGCATTCCGGGCCATAAGACCGTGGTGCTGGACGTCATCCCCACGGCCGAGAACCTTGCCCGGCTTGCCTTCGAAATTCTCGATCCGCTGTATCGCGACATTTACGGCAACAACCTGCGACTGGAGCGGGTGCGCCTGTTCGAGACGCCCAATTGCTGGGCAGACGCGGTTCGCGGAGCCGACTGA